In the genome of Aedes aegypti strain LVP_AGWG chromosome 2, AaegL5.0 Primary Assembly, whole genome shotgun sequence, the window CGCGACGTGCTGCTGGGACGAATGACGTTGAGCCAGGAGCACTACACTCGGTCCATTCTAAAGCGTTTCGGGATGGAGAAGTCCAAGCCCGTGTCAACTCCAATGGAAGCGGGTCTGCAGCTGAAGAAGAGCGAGACTAGCGAGAAACTGGATAAGCCCTACCGTGAGCTGATAGGGTGCCTTACCTATCTGATGGTTACATCCAGGCCGGATCTCAGCGCGTCGGTGAATTACTTCAGCCAGTTCCAGAGTAACCCAACAGAAGATCACTGGGTACACGCCAAAAGGATTCTGCGGTACCTACAGGGGACAGCCGATTACGGATTGGTGTACGAACGGTCAACCGTATCAAACCGCCAAGTGATTGTTTTCGCAGATGCAAACTGGGCGACTGATGTCAATGACAGGCGTTCGGTTTCTGGGATCCTGTTCAAGCTGCATGGAGCCACAGTTTGTTGGAGTACCCGGAAGCAAAGCACCGTGTCCTTATCATCGACCGAAGCGGAATGTTCTGCTCTGGCAGATGCAGCATGCGAAGCAATCTGGATCCAAAAGGTGTTAGGTGAGTTGGGAGTTCAAGAAGGGCAGCCGCCACTGTTGTACGAGGACAACCAATCAACTATTGCCATAATGGAGTCAGCTGGACCTTCGAAGCGACTAAAGCACACTGACGTCAAACTTCACTTTGTGCGTGAATGTGTAGCGATGAAGAAACTCGAAGTTCGCTATGTGCCAACGAATGAGCAGCAAGCAGATCTTCTGACGAAAGGTTTGTCGACGACGCCGTTCCGGAAACACCGTTCAACTATTGGAGTTCTTCCACGATCAGTTTGAGGAGGGGTGTCAAGACTGAGCAAACCAATCGTAGTAGCTTTAGTAAAATAATCAATCATAGCAATCATGTCTGTAATTAGAATAAATAAAGATCACTTACAATTATACCGTCACAAGAAGCAGTTCGACTTTTCATTAACTCTGCTATTCAAGACAAACAaatgagctctcgccgagcggtgtcacaaacacatgcgcaaatttgatggttgaaaatactgccgtttgattttgctgggaataGCTAATCTTTGTtcatattttccaccagcactctTTAAATAGGTGGTAAGGGGGTCGATCAAAAACATTAATTTGGTGGGCGTTTTTATAtgacagcgtccatttattacgtaacggtaaaatttgatatatttgaccacctcccccccctacgtaacactttttgtatgaaaaatttcaaatttttgtatgagccgtaacgcttgagcctactccccctccccctagagcgttacgtaatttgtggatgccgcctataCTCATTTCGTTAAATTTAAGATTCAGTTCATATACATCGTGTTAAAACTAAtgtatttttaacagtgtacGATAACTGCGACACGACAACAGTACATTCAAATACCATTTGTTATCAGTTTGTTCTCCATCAAATAGAAAGTGTGGTTCTATTCGTGGTGTGAAAAAGTTTCCgtaaaactttcataaaaaatgggTCGTCCGCGGAAAAATCAGCAGCAGAAGTTTACCGCTAAGCGAGCAAATGCAGTAAACATGCAAAACCTAGAAAAAATGGTAAGATTTTCTACCCAAACAAtgattaaatttgaataatCTAAACTTCTAACCTCAAATTTTACAGATGCTGGCGGAACAGTCGAAGAAACCCGAACCAAAAAAGAAACGGTTGCGATGTACCCGGGAGTTGTCCGTTTCAGTTAAATCAATCGAAGGATCCTCAAGATTGGCAGCTAACCGTGTTAGCAGTGACGAATCTGCTACATCGCACGCTCCCGCAAAGCTGGCTCCTGCCGTAAACGTTTCTCCGGCTATTGAAACTGGACAGGAAGGAACATGTCCAGCTAGAAAATCATCCAACCGATCCATTGCTCACTCACTTGGTGTATCGAAGCGGGATGTTGCACTGAGCATTGTTCCAAATTTCGAGCCTGAGCAGGAAAGTGAATGTTCGGCTGGACCATCTTCCCACAGAACCATTGCACGTTCACTCGGAGTGTCAAAGCGAGATGTTGCTCTGAGCGGTGTTCCGGCTTTCGAGCTTGAGCAGGAAGGAGAGCGAGCAACTGGACCATCATCCAAACAAACCATGGCCCATTCATTCGAACTATCAAAGCGGGATGTTGCACTGAGCGGTGTTCGGGCTTTCGAGCTTGAGCAGGAAGGAGTGCGAGCAGCTGGACCATCATCCAAACGAACCATTGCCCATTCACTCGGCGTATCAAAGCGAGATGTTGCACTGAGCGTTGCCCCGGCTATCGGAACTAAGCAGGCAGGGGAGTCTTCAGCTGGATTCAACCGAACCATTACGAATTCGCCCGGTTCTGATGGCTTATCATCGACCTCGCCAACGCCAATCAGACGAACCATTGGACCAAAATCATCAGGACCAATTACAGTAACCTTTTCTCCCAGCGATGAATCTTCCAGCACAAGCGTTGCAGAGATGTTCGAAGGCTTCAAAGAAAGGCAGTCGCGTATGGAGTTGGAGAAAACGATCAAGGCACAGCGAGAATCCATTGAAAAATGGCCGCAGATATTGATTCCCTCCAACAAGAGAATGCAAAACTGCGTTCGTTGAATATGCTGCTGCAGGAGTCATTGGTACAAAAGAGGGAGGAAGTATCATTTAAGGAAATCAAAGGATTTCCAAGCGCGGAATGGCTTCTAAGCGTTTCGCAGGATAGTGAAGATAGCGATTATTTATTCGTTAAGCAGCTGATGTTCCGATTGTTTCCACATGGAGTTGGAAACGCAACACCCTCCGGCAGGCCATCCAACAACCCAAAGGGCCGAAACAAAGGAGAGGGAAGCATGGAACTCCCCGTTCAACGAACCAACAAGCTTGATCCGGACAAGCTGTCGTATATGAAAGGTAAAAAACTATTCATAAGATCAAGTGTGTTCTAGAATTAGGGCGAATgcaacatgatcgatttctcttaatCGATTCTCTCTTCTGTGAAAGAGGACAAGATATAAGTTTGTTGATATGTTTCCACCTCATGATACAAGATTACTTCGCTCACTAGCGTCCTGAATTGAAAAAGTGGTAAAAAAACATGCATCTTCtactttttggcattacgtctcaattgggacagagcctgccacTCAcctgcgtttaccgctatggctatctgggcctctaACAACCTACCAAAAAACATTGCattttgtcacctttattcgcaGAGGAGGGTactgatgaagagaaatcgaatGTTATATACACCCTTATTTAGCACCCGCTTGAGATGTACTTTgttaattaattttcttcaaatttcatAGATCGCCTGTACGAGAGACGACGGATTCTCCAGGATCCCGTAGGGATCGCCatggaaaaatcaaaaatgatcaACAAACATATTGTGGCTGTAATCGCTAATAATCCAGCACTGCGCAACATCTCGAAGCCGCAATAGGACAGGGTAGACAGGGTGTAGCCAGACTGGAAGTGGTTGCTAGATGCCCTATATTTGCAGTTTATTTTAACATTTTAAGACGAGATGAAATGAATTTTTAAGTTTGATCATTCAAGTTATgactgaaacaaaataaaatcgttttttaaatACCTCAAAATTGTATTTATCTGAAATAGTGGAGGAATAGCTCATTTTAATATTCACAAGTTATTTTGCGTTAATAACTAAATAAACCATTTTTATGCTATTGGAGTCAAAGAACtaaatttaccattattttgatctacacctgaatagcttatttagttattattttgttatcaatatctaaataataacatattttgttatttacctTTGCCTAtattttagttattattttgttattacaatagcaaaatatgatattatttagtttttatgccatacaaacttagttattatttttgttcttttatctcttatttcaaacaaacaaagaacaaattttgctcttcaaatattctattttaatagtaaattttgttattcttttgctattTTCCTCTACCCGGGTAACTGTACAAGCTTGTAGAAACATACTTTCTTATAAACATTCGTGGTTCAAACACTTCAAACATTTCTATTCGGATTTGTTATTTCtctcaaaattatatttttcaactcCCAGCTGCCAACAGCAAAATTACTAACTGTTGTATTTGTAACTGTCtaaaattgctttcaagcttctaaacaactttgctgcaGACAAAAACTTTCTAGGTGGTCGGGATCATGAGCTAGGTCTTGCTAGAATATGGCCAAACAACATGtatggggcgatccattaattacgttagacaattttggcggtttttagaccccccctccccccatagtaagattatttgtatgaaaattaaaaataatttgtatggcgcgtaagaaatctcaagccccccctccccccataaacccttacctaattaatggacgacccctatactagcgccacgtagaGACGAAATTGCAAACTAAACAAGgctgcctcaaattgctttccaacttctgaactactttgccgaagacacgatttttctaagtggtcgggatCATGGGCTATAACTTGATATAATATGACAAATTACATCCACACTatcgccacgtagcggcaaaattgtttACTAAACAGTATTgtctcaaattgctttcaaggttcttaacaactttgctgaagacacgaactttctaagtAGTCGGGATCATGAgttagagcctgctagaatattacCGAGTAACATGCACGCTAGTGACACGTAGTTGCCGAGTTGTTAACTAAACAGTCATttctcaaattgctttcaagcttcttaacaactttgctgaaggtacGAACTTTCTAgatggtcaggatcatgagctagagtaTAATGCATTTGACCAAGTTACATGCACCGCGCCACGTAACGGCAAAACTacgcattaaaaatttcaccaaataaACGCCATATGTcggctgaacaactttgccgaagaccgcaacttTGTAGATAGTAAGGATTCCGAGATATAACATCATACATATTATTGTTTTTGTGtgatgctgcaatattcaactggggtgttgcaatattaagttatgcgattccatacttatggcgggtagtgtatgtcAGGCCGAGTATTAACTGCTACATACAGCAGACCATCGATGAGACTCAGGTATTGAGTGTTGTTCGGCAAACGTAGTTACTGCTCCTCCTTCTTCTGTTGAAGGTTGTCAACGGTATTTTCGAATACTTGACGTTTCCCAGACCGAACCGTTCTGCGAGCTTCAGGTTGTATCGTTCTTTATTAAGCTGGAATCCGTTACTATCCCTCTCGATTTCGATTGCTATGAAATGTTTAACTAGTACTGTCACGTTGAAATGTTGTCACAACGCCTGgtgaataaccttgaattcttCCTCTGTCCTGCAAACTACTAACATGTCGACATAGAGTAGATCGTACGCAGAAGTGTTTCCTTTATTCCGCGCGTACAGACAGGGATCCGCCGATGATGGGTTGAATCCCATTTGCCGCAAAACTGCATCAATGCTCTGATTCCACACGCGTGAGAATTGCTGAGCCCGTATATGCTCCACTTCAATAAACACACTGAGTTTGGTCCTCCCATGGACTTTCCTTCCGGTTGCCTCATGTAGATGGTCTCATCCAACTTCCCATGAGGTATGCGGTTTTGACGTCCATGTGCTGCACAAACATCTGGCTACGGCTTGCCACCGTGAGTAGCGTCCTGAGGGTCACGTGCTTAGCAACGGGTGCGAAGATCTCATCGAAGTCCACGCCGTATTTCTGGTAGCATCCTTCCTTCTGCAACCAGTCTTGTTTTGTGCCGCGCAATGTTTCCTCTTTGGCCCTTTGTTTTAAAAATCCACTTGCAGCCGATCCCAAGCTTTGCATAATCTGGCTGTCGTGTAAGTACAACATTACTTGGATTATGTGGGGCTTGATCATCTGTTCTTGGAACACCTTGCAACAGATTTTGATCCTTAACCAGCCAATCCATGAACTCTTTATACGAGAACTTCGGTTTGGTTGCATCTACCTACTCACAGTCCTCAGGATCCTCCGAATTTTCGGGTTCACCTACTCCCGTGTTGTTCTTAAACTGCTGCTGGGATTTGTTCGTATTTGGTAGCTGTGTTTCTAGAGCTTCAATTCTAGTTAGCACTTGGTCTAACATGGATTTTAGCTGGGAATTCTCAGCTCTGAGAATCTCAACTTCATTAGCGGATGTGCCGCCCACAGCTTCATCAAGTTTGTCGTCATCGACAAATGTTATCTTCTCCTAAATCGCCCATTTCTGGATTTGTTGCTTGGTCGACAGTAGCAGCAACTGTTGTTAACATTCTCAGGTTAACCTTAGGATTTCTGCTCTCCTTATCTCAGGATATGGAGAAGCAATTGAATAGAATGTATTGAGCAACCTCACACATTCTCCAAATACGTCATTAGTTTTCCTCTTAAATTAATTTACATCCCCAAGTATGTTGACGGgcttggtggtctgatggctaccgtttctgcttcataagcagaagtcatggattcaatcccaggcccgtccctttccacgtactttgtagttgtatatctctcacttgcttctatcttccattctaaatctatcacactcaaactattcgttcctagcaaacgctagaaccagagacggacatgaaaccgtttccctaacgtttccattcttccacgcgcatgcctttccttacgcctgatacataggcagtctgctaatcacaaaagcaaacctctctgccatgcctttcccccaatccatacactcccgcatgtactggcttagatgcagtggtatatacggtctacgtgggagccagtataatgcatcatcaattccttccccttccccacattggtctgcattctgacgtggcaggcaccattgtcgctaaaaatagaaggtcaccagcacttatacactgagaatgcctgttagtcccaagcagtcattcggttggttccttgtgtaagtgcagctgatctggcgatactggagtagcatccacggacgaccaatcaagctcaagctcaagctcaagctaaaTTAATTTATATCCCCAAGTATGATTGAAAATCAAAGGAAAAAGTGGATATCCAGATTTTATGTCGGCGCTTACCAGAAAATCCTACGTTGTGTTTTTCTTTCTTTCGGTGGCAGCAACAGCAGCGGAGTAGCACAGGTAAGTTGGGGTCCTTTTTCCTTCCAGGTGCAACAGCGGCAGCGACGACGGAGTTAGCAGCAACGAGTGGCATACAGGAAGCAACCGCACCAGCACAACGACGGCACACAGTAAGATCGATGAACACGGGTAAAGTATTTTTCATGCACAGCACTTTATTCTCTATTAAAAGACTAATTTACAGAACTTTAAAGAACTACACTTTTCTCTAAGTAACTAGCCCTTCACTTTATTTTGCTCCGATCTACTTTATTGAGCTACACAAACCGAAcccaaaggcttcgtgccgcgagctgagatgtaccgggataaggatgggagcatcttgacggacggacgcgaggtgatcgaaaggtggaagcagcactacgatgaacacctgaatggcgcagagaacacaggcacagaaggtcaggacagcgaaggcgatggctacgtcagcacagcggacagcggaaatcaaccagctcccacgatgggggaagttaaggatgtcattcaacagctcaagaacaacaaggccgctggcaaggatggtatcggagccgaactcatcaagatgggcccggacaggttggccgcttgtctgcatcggctgatagtcagaatctgggaaacggaacaactaccggaggagtggaaacaaggcgttatatgccctatctacaaaaagggcgacaaactgaagtgtgaaaattatcgtgcaatcaccatcctaaacgccgcctataaagtgctatcccagattctcttccgtcgtctatcacctatagcaaacgagttcgtgggaagttatcaagcaggtttcatcgacggccgctcgacaacggaccagatcttttccgtgcggcaaatcctccagaaatgccgtgagtaccaggtccctacgcaccatttgttcatcgatttcaaggcggatagtatcgaccgcatagagctatggaaaatcatggacgagaacagctttcccgggaggctcacaagattgatcagagcaacgatggac includes:
- the LOC110676559 gene encoding uncharacterized protein LOC110676559, whose product is MAADIDSLQQENAKLRSLNMLLQESLVQKREEVSFKEIKGFPSAEWLLSVSQDSEDSDYLFVKQLMFRLFPHGVGNATPSGRPSNNPKGRNKGEGSMELPVQRTNKLDPDKLSYMKDRLYERRRILQDPVGIAMEKSKMINKHIVAVIANNPALRNISKPQ